A region from the Desulfofalx alkaliphila DSM 12257 genome encodes:
- a CDS encoding helicase HerA domain-containing protein — translation MDKYIGKLIGNTGNPNDIKIALEDSFSAKRGEFVKIKHKESMDEPETYVLGRIISISRSNILYNSNMGEGLSELEILPGAQVTGETLFGTIELVGYRDSSGQIKIPRRPLNPGEKVYGVDYEFLSGFYKFDENTSIHIGNLIGYDKGENIVPVYLDVNKLVTEHLAVLAMTGSGKSYTVGRIIERLVALMNGTVVVFDVHGEYGKAFAKGELQFNEDIDSIEDARDRESIIKIQEMMRKLLNAGGGIKVYTPQIDAFDYKYMNKNKHLALQFDRLDMDDLSSILPGLTEPQERVLDVAIRYWQAKYSNPPRDIQDLREILSGDLEELREWEELSPAEARALNGRSAAVAATKLNRVINEAKSFYTRAIGEPSDIYDMVGEKGDNIGRLVIIDLQGLSDDAKQIITALISSEIMRAAGDKRRQTRPCFLVYEEGHNFAPAGIPSISKKIIKKIASEGRKFGVGFSIISQRPSKLDPDVTSQCNTIITMRLKNPDDQRFMAKTSDMFSKADIDELPSLSTGEALINGRSIPAPLLVKVGTKALIHGGESPEVTNEWGVFNG, via the coding sequence ATGGATAAGTATATAGGAAAACTAATTGGAAATACAGGGAATCCAAATGACATTAAGATTGCATTAGAAGACAGTTTCTCTGCCAAAAGGGGAGAGTTTGTTAAAATTAAACATAAGGAATCCATGGATGAACCAGAGACTTATGTCCTTGGAAGAATTATATCTATTTCAAGAAGCAACATACTTTATAATTCCAATATGGGGGAAGGACTATCAGAGTTAGAAATATTACCCGGTGCCCAAGTTACAGGGGAAACTTTATTCGGAACTATCGAATTGGTAGGATATAGGGATAGTTCAGGGCAAATTAAGATTCCACGAAGACCTTTAAACCCCGGTGAAAAGGTTTATGGTGTAGACTATGAATTCTTATCAGGATTTTATAAATTTGATGAAAATACAAGTATTCATATTGGAAATCTGATAGGTTATGACAAAGGAGAAAATATTGTCCCTGTTTACTTAGATGTTAATAAACTTGTTACAGAGCATTTGGCTGTATTGGCCATGACCGGTTCAGGAAAGTCTTATACTGTGGGAAGAATTATTGAAAGATTAGTCGCACTAATGAATGGAACAGTGGTGGTATTTGATGTTCACGGAGAATATGGTAAAGCATTTGCAAAAGGAGAATTACAATTTAATGAGGATATTGACAGTATAGAGGATGCAAGAGATAGAGAAAGTATCATAAAAATTCAGGAGATGATGAGAAAACTCCTAAATGCTGGTGGGGGTATAAAAGTTTATACTCCACAGATCGATGCCTTTGATTATAAGTATATGAATAAAAATAAACACCTTGCATTGCAGTTCGACCGTTTAGATATGGACGATTTATCCTCAATACTGCCTGGGTTAACAGAGCCGCAAGAAAGGGTATTAGATGTAGCGATTCGCTATTGGCAAGCAAAATACAGTAATCCACCAAGAGATATACAAGATCTAAGGGAGATTTTATCTGGAGATTTAGAGGAACTTAGGGAATGGGAAGAATTAAGCCCTGCGGAAGCCAGAGCATTGAATGGAAGAAGTGCAGCAGTTGCGGCAACTAAACTAAACCGTGTGATCAACGAAGCAAAAAGTTTTTATACAAGGGCAATTGGAGAACCAAGTGACATCTATGATATGGTTGGTGAAAAAGGAGACAACATAGGAAGATTGGTTATTATTGATCTACAAGGTTTATCTGACGATGCAAAGCAAATCATAACTGCTCTTATTTCAAGCGAAATAATGAGAGCAGCAGGTGATAAAAGAAGGCAAACAAGACCATGTTTTCTTGTCTATGAAGAAGGACATAATTTTGCACCTGCAGGAATCCCTTCTATATCCAAGAAGATTATCAAGAAAATAGCCAGTGAAGGTAGAAAATTTGGAGTTGGCTTCTCTATAATTTCTCAAAGACCTTCTAAATTAGACCCAGACGTTACATCCCAATGTAATACTATAATTACGATGCGTTTGAAAAATCCCGATGACCAAAGATTTATGGCTAAGACAAGCGATATGTTTTCAAAAGCCGATATAGATGAACTCCCTTCCTTGAGTACAGGAGAAGCCTTAATAAATGGTCGCTCAATTCCCGCACCTTTATTGGTTAAGGTAGGAACAAAAGCATTGATACACGGAGGAGAGTCTCCAGAGGTGACTAACGAATGGGGAGTTTTTAATGGTTAG
- a CDS encoding macro domain-containing protein, translating into MIYYYDGTVFNTPAKTLVNTVNCFGIMGAGIALEFKLRYPEMFEDYVRKCEQKEIRIGRPRLFRYSEDLWIMNFPTKNHWRNPSKMSYIEEGLKYFIENYKKVNIDSIAFPKLGTNNGGLDWNDVKTVMEKYLKRADIDVYICLDEKEEAEGIEAKMVNSLNEFTDKMLVNQIGITKRQANIVKSNMPIKRFWELSKVKGIGEKTYEKLFRYFYEKELLVEDLRNKKDNKMEIQVGEQLSLF; encoded by the coding sequence ATGATATATTACTATGATGGTACAGTTTTTAATACACCTGCTAAGACGTTAGTTAATACAGTAAATTGCTTTGGAATTATGGGGGCAGGTATAGCATTAGAATTTAAATTGAGATATCCTGAAATGTTCGAGGATTATGTAAGAAAATGCGAGCAAAAAGAAATAAGAATAGGGAGACCAAGATTATTCAGATATTCTGAAGACTTATGGATTATGAATTTTCCTACAAAAAATCATTGGAGAAATCCTTCTAAAATGAGTTATATAGAAGAGGGACTAAAATATTTTATTGAAAATTATAAGAAAGTAAACATCGATTCTATAGCCTTTCCCAAATTAGGCACTAATAATGGTGGATTGGATTGGAATGATGTCAAAACTGTAATGGAAAAATATTTGAAAAGAGCAGACATAGATGTATATATATGCTTGGACGAAAAGGAAGAAGCAGAAGGCATAGAGGCAAAAATGGTTAATTCACTCAATGAATTTACAGATAAAATGTTAGTTAATCAGATTGGCATTACAAAAAGACAAGCGAATATTGTCAAATCTAATATGCCGATTAAAAGATTTTGGGAATTAAGTAAGGTAAAGGGAATAGGAGAAAAAACATACGAAAAATTATTTAGGTATTTTTATGAAAAAGAATTATTGGTAGAAGATCTCAGAAATAAGAAGGATAATAAGATGGAAATTCAGGTTGGAGAACAATTAAGTTTATTTTAG
- a CDS encoding DarT ssDNA thymidine ADP-ribosyltransferase family protein yields the protein MKTDHKQIRRTVERLKKVYDFKGPLHFTDFSNLGSIINSGYIYSRRFCHNHNIEFYDVADQEVIRHTKLDVQNCVRFYYKEKTMTLYRNEGIKVDGSHPHIPIPVYLLFDEEILYLDYTVFADGNAGSQYTTYGKNYEFFNDIMDWDTIFHRGPIYLDEGSYKWEFKRKRQAELLSTQPISLEYLRKIIFRCDTDYKRACNLFGKNDLYVVDRNMFNNERNFIKDYRIEIDNSINKRSLLLTFITNLPVDNHAKHEYKLFNMNNEQLSRVHIDYPLTFNTEFNLKIDNIPNTPFKFMFWFYGILSIEEQIQ from the coding sequence ATGAAAACAGATCATAAGCAGATTAGAAGAACGGTTGAACGATTGAAAAAAGTTTATGATTTTAAGGGTCCATTACATTTTACTGACTTTTCAAATTTAGGATCGATAATTAATTCAGGATATATTTATAGTAGAAGATTTTGTCATAATCATAATATTGAATTTTATGATGTTGCCGACCAAGAAGTAATTCGACATACTAAACTAGACGTGCAAAATTGTGTTAGATTCTATTATAAGGAAAAAACCATGACACTATATAGAAATGAAGGTATTAAGGTAGATGGTTCTCATCCTCATATTCCAATACCTGTGTATTTATTGTTTGATGAAGAAATCCTTTATTTAGACTATACAGTATTTGCTGATGGCAATGCAGGGTCACAGTATACAACCTATGGTAAAAATTATGAGTTTTTTAACGATATTATGGATTGGGACACAATATTTCATAGAGGGCCAATCTATTTAGATGAGGGATCATATAAATGGGAATTTAAGCGAAAACGTCAAGCAGAATTATTATCAACACAACCCATATCATTAGAGTATTTGAGAAAAATAATATTTAGATGTGATACTGATTATAAAAGGGCCTGTAATCTCTTTGGAAAAAATGACTTATATGTTGTAGATAGAAATATGTTTAATAATGAGAGAAATTTTATAAAGGATTATAGAATAGAAATAGATAATTCAATTAATAAAAGGAGTTTATTATTAACGTTCATTACTAATCTACCAGTTGATAACCATGCTAAACATGAATACAAATTGTTTAATATGAATAATGAGCAACTATCTAGGGTGCACATTGATTATCCACTAACATTTAATACCGAATTTAACCTTAAAATAGATAATATACCAAATACTCCATTTAAGTTTATGTTTTGGTTTTATGGTATATTAAGCATAGAAGAACAAATACAGTAA